Proteins from one Vanessa atalanta chromosome 15, ilVanAtal1.2, whole genome shotgun sequence genomic window:
- the LOC125069386 gene encoding sex-determining region Y protein-like, translating to MVTTMSWDQDHKPTEKLEINEAVGKLLLSFNYDTILPQPTKGGGCMRRAHVKRPMNAFMVFAQAMRRRLSEERPSLHNAELSKSLGSMWKSLSEDEKLPFVKEAEKLRTQHKREHPDYKYQPRRRKPPPASTARLKQEPTPERYAPQIDFSRIEVDGALLADGPPDGAELDQYLKPTPIPDYHEMQPRYSHTLTHHPPGLYTPVPSHLHPPCGDWQHYPGHP from the exons ATGGTGACCACGATGAGCTGGGATCAAGATCACAAGCCGACAGAAAAATTAGAGATCAACGAAGCGGTTGGGAAGCTTCTACTATCCTTTAACTATGATACTATTTTGCCACAACCTACCAA AGGTGGAGGGTGTATGCGTCGTGCGCACGTGAAACGCCCAATGAACGCGTTTATGGTGTTCGCACAAGCGATGCGCAGGCGCCTCTCTGAAGAACGTCCGTCGCTGCACAATGCGGAGCTTAGCAAATCACTCGGGTCTATGTGGAA AAGCCTGAGCGAAGATGAAAAGCTTCCTTTTGTGAAGGAAGCGGAAAAATTACGAACTCAGCATAAGCGGGAGCATCCCGACTACAAGTACCAGCCGCGACGGCGCAAACCACCACCGGCTTCCACAGCCAGACTAAAACAGGAACCCACGCCAGAACGCTACGCTCCACAAATCGACTTCTCACGGATTGAAGTAGATGGAGCCCTATTAGCTGATGGCCCGCCTGATGGTGCTGAGCTAGATCAGTATCTGAAGCCAACTCCAATACCAGACTACCATGAAATGCAACCACGTTACTCTCATACTTTGACACACCATCCTCCGGGACTGTACACTCCTGTCCCGTCTCATTTACATCCGCCCTGTGGAGACTGGCAACACTACCCGGGACatccttaa